The Proteus sp. ZN5 genome includes the window AAACGAGCGACTCGCCACGCGCGTTTAATGCAATAACCATACATAACAAATGCAAGCAAGAATAATGCCAACATAAACCATTCAGGGACAAATGATAGGTTTTGACCGATAATACCAATCGCAGCTAATAGCGCAGCAGCCACAGTAATTAAAATAAAGGCTTGGCGAGAAGTAAAACCTGCACGCATGATCAAATGGTGAATGTGTTGACGGTCTGGAGAGAAAGGACTCATCCCTTTACGTAAACGACGGTACATAATTGCCACCATATCCATAAGAGGAATAGCAATTATCCATAATGCAGTTACTGCCTTAACAGGGCGAGGCTGAGTTTGTGTTGATGCGACTAATAACCAAATAATGGTAAATCCAATCAGTGTACTTCCCGCATCTCCCATAAAGACTTTGAATTTTTTACCGCAGACCCCTAAGTTTAGAAGGATATAAGGTAAAATTGCCGCGATAAATGAGAAGCACCAGAATGCGAGAGCTGAATTACCACTTTGATATAATAAAATACCCAGCGCGCCAAAAGAGACACAAGAAAGACCACCTAATAACCCATCAATACCATCAACCATATTAAAGGCATTGATTGCTGCCCAAACAGCGAAAAGTGTAACAATATAGCCAAAAGGCCCTAAATGCATTTCCCAAGGACCAAAAGCATGACCCAGAGTGTCGAGTTTTAACCCTGCACCCACCATCATCACGATCCCAACAAAAGCTTGGATTGTTGCTCTAATTTTGACACTAATATCGAAGCGATCATCTAATGCGCCGATAAAAACAAGAAGTCCCGCACATGCCAGATACAATTCCTTATGAGGAATATAAATATCTGAAATATAAAATGCGAAAACAATACCAAAATAGACTGATATTCCTCCGACTAGAGGGATCAATCCATGATGTTTCTTACGATAATTCGGTTTATCCACGAGTCCAATTTTCTTTGCAATTTTACGAGCCAAGAATAAAAATGCGAAAGAAAATAAGAACACATAAAAAACGCTTGTGCTCATTTTTAGTATATCCACAGTACTGTTCTCTATAATAAATATAGCTGGTTATTTTACGCTTCCATGTGTTTTTATTCTTTTTCCAGCCTCACCACGACGAGTTTATTCAAAACCCACCACCC containing:
- the wecA gene encoding UDP-N-acetylglucosamine--undecaprenyl-phosphate N-acetylglucosaminephosphotransferase encodes the protein MDILKMSTSVFYVFLFSFAFLFLARKIAKKIGLVDKPNYRKKHHGLIPLVGGISVYFGIVFAFYISDIYIPHKELYLACAGLLVFIGALDDRFDISVKIRATIQAFVGIVMMVGAGLKLDTLGHAFGPWEMHLGPFGYIVTLFAVWAAINAFNMVDGIDGLLGGLSCVSFGALGILLYQSGNSALAFWCFSFIAAILPYILLNLGVCGKKFKVFMGDAGSTLIGFTIIWLLVASTQTQPRPVKAVTALWIIAIPLMDMVAIMYRRLRKGMSPFSPDRQHIHHLIMRAGFTSRQAFILITVAAALLAAIGIIGQNLSFVPEWFMLALFLLAFVMYGYCIKRAWRVARFIKRHKRRLRRATQQH